A DNA window from Bdellovibrio sp. BCCA contains the following coding sequences:
- a CDS encoding gluconate 2-dehydrogenase subunit 3 family protein codes for MSNVEDKDAEFSRRDAIKIAATGFLAALPLTTAVAKAEAVVEKTKAPPKIKKPKITYTFLNRNEAAFIEAAISRLIPADESWGGALEAGVSNYIDKQLGGSWGAGERLYRSGPWLPGTKSQGYQLPYTPAELFRTALKALEKDFSKKTPFAKMTAQQQDEFLKKLESEDRDLDGVPSKVFFSSLLQITMEGFFSDPVYGGNQNMISWRMIGFPGAYGSYYDIVDKHGIKISRAPISLAEDSMGHVHANPNIPAR; via the coding sequence GTGAGCAATGTTGAAGACAAAGACGCCGAATTTTCCAGAAGGGACGCAATAAAAATCGCCGCGACAGGATTTTTAGCAGCTCTCCCTCTAACAACAGCCGTAGCAAAAGCTGAAGCCGTTGTTGAAAAAACAAAAGCACCTCCCAAAATTAAAAAACCAAAAATCACCTATACATTTTTAAATCGCAACGAAGCGGCCTTTATCGAAGCGGCTATCTCTCGTCTTATCCCTGCAGATGAAAGCTGGGGTGGAGCCTTGGAAGCTGGCGTCTCAAACTACATTGATAAGCAACTCGGCGGCAGTTGGGGTGCCGGAGAACGCCTCTATCGCAGTGGCCCCTGGTTACCAGGAACGAAAAGCCAGGGTTATCAACTTCCTTACACTCCCGCAGAGCTTTTCAGAACAGCTCTGAAAGCCCTTGAAAAAGATTTTTCTAAAAAAACACCGTTCGCCAAAATGACAGCGCAACAACAAGACGAATTTTTAAAAAAACTAGAGAGTGAAGACCGCGATCTTGATGGAGTTCCTTCCAAAGTTTTTTTCTCCTCCCTCTTGCAGATCACGATGGAAGGCTTTTTCAGCGACCCAGTTTATGGAGGGAATCAAAACATGATTTCCTGGCGCATGATTGGTTTCCCTGGCGCTTACGGAAGCTACTACGATATCGTCGATAAACACGGCATTAAGATCTCTCGTGCTCCAATCAGTCTTGCAGAAGACTCCATGGGGCATGTGCACGCCAATCCAAATATTCCGGCAAGATAA
- a CDS encoding DUF4423 domain-containing protein, with the protein MEIQKDFKTLLQKEYQKRMQKNRLYSLRAYARFLGIDSSFLSKIFASKRPITSKTIDKLSGPLNLTRTQIEYYKGLAGYGVGDGAFKALSETEFDVISDWFHYAILEMTHLDYFVSDPAWIAQRLKVPVQDVAEAIQKLLRMGLLSLDENARLRVNENCTTTTNPFTSAAFKKIQKQINQQAIEALDDIPFEKRSHSTITLCGDSDRLEEAKKKIAAFRRELMVFLESGEKKDRVFQMSISLFPIVEEN; encoded by the coding sequence ATGGAAATTCAAAAAGACTTTAAAACTTTATTGCAAAAAGAATATCAAAAAAGAATGCAGAAGAATCGTCTGTATTCTCTAAGAGCCTACGCACGTTTCTTGGGAATCGACTCTTCTTTTCTTTCCAAAATCTTTGCATCGAAAAGACCTATCACTTCTAAGACGATTGATAAGTTAAGCGGCCCCTTGAATCTCACTCGCACGCAAATTGAGTACTATAAGGGTCTTGCAGGCTACGGTGTTGGTGATGGCGCTTTTAAAGCTTTGAGTGAGACAGAGTTTGATGTGATTTCAGATTGGTTTCACTATGCCATTCTTGAGATGACTCACTTAGATTATTTTGTTTCTGATCCTGCGTGGATCGCGCAACGCCTGAAAGTTCCTGTTCAAGACGTTGCTGAAGCGATTCAAAAGCTTTTAAGAATGGGCTTACTGTCCTTAGATGAGAACGCTCGCCTGCGTGTGAATGAAAACTGCACAACGACGACGAATCCATTTACGTCAGCGGCCTTTAAGAAAATTCAAAAGCAGATCAATCAACAAGCTATCGAAGCTCTGGATGATATTCCTTTTGAAAAGCGCAGTCACTCGACGATCACACTTTGTGGAGATAGTGACCGTCTTGAAGAGGCTAAGAAAAAGATCGCGGCTTTCCGTCGTGAGCTGATGGTGTTCTTGGAATCCGGAGAAAAGAAAGACCGTGTTTTCCAGATGAGCATCAGTCTTTTTCCTATTGTTGAAGAAAATTAA
- a CDS encoding c-type cytochrome, which translates to MNKETLFTILLLLGVSVGIAIAQQSPSEGPQTQWTTSEEDIQAGEKIAKEGTKSGATACFVCHGLKGSENLTGQFPRIAQQPALYLATQLKDYATGVRINSVMEPIAKNLSEAERKQVAAYYSSLEMASKKLSSKIKGDIKRGQILATVGDAKIRLQACNNCHGPGGIGLAPAIPYLAGQFGAYIETQLKAWKSGQRKNSPGQMNDIVQRLDEKDMAALAAYFEQVQRTPPKKVR; encoded by the coding sequence ATGAATAAAGAAACTCTTTTTACAATTCTACTTCTTCTCGGCGTTTCAGTGGGAATTGCTATCGCCCAGCAGTCTCCCTCCGAAGGACCTCAAACTCAATGGACCACGAGCGAGGAAGATATTCAAGCTGGAGAGAAAATCGCGAAGGAAGGAACGAAATCCGGAGCAACCGCCTGCTTTGTCTGCCACGGTTTAAAAGGTAGCGAAAACCTCACCGGCCAGTTTCCGCGCATTGCTCAGCAGCCAGCGTTGTATCTTGCGACTCAATTAAAAGACTACGCGACCGGAGTTCGTATCAACTCTGTGATGGAGCCAATCGCAAAAAACCTAAGTGAAGCGGAAAGAAAACAAGTCGCAGCTTATTATTCATCCCTAGAGATGGCTTCCAAAAAACTCTCGTCTAAAATCAAAGGCGACATCAAAAGAGGACAAATTCTTGCAACGGTAGGCGATGCAAAGATCCGTCTGCAAGCCTGCAATAACTGCCACGGTCCCGGAGGTATTGGTTTGGCTCCCGCGATTCCTTATCTCGCAGGACAGTTCGGTGCTTACATTGAAACCCAGTTAAAAGCCTGGAAGTCAGGACAAAGAAAAAACAGTCCCGGTCAAATGAACGACATCGTGCAAAGGCTCGATGAAAAAGACATGGCGGCGTTAGCTGCATACTTTGAACAAGTGCAACGAACGCCACCAAAGAAGGTCCGCTAA
- a CDS encoding LLM class flavin-dependent oxidoreductase has product MKKLSDVQLSVLDLAPVAQDKTISDSFKNTLNLAQYVERLGYHRFWLAEHHNLEGIASAATSVLIGYVAGGTSKIRVGSGGIMLPNHAPLVIAEQFGTLATLYPDRIDLGLGRAPGTDGLTMRALRREMTGREAEFSDLVKELQYYFAPVHEGQKVRAIPGAGIAVPLWLLGSSLYSAQLAAELGLPYAFAGHFAPELMMQAIDIYRVGFRPSSVLEKPKVMVGVQVLAADTDEKANLLATTVYQRFLGIIRNQRVSLQPPVKSMDGLWGPAEKDLVLSRLRTSVIGNPQKVREGLQKLINKTEADELIIVSDAYDHQDRLRSFEIIKEVTRE; this is encoded by the coding sequence ATGAAAAAACTCTCTGACGTTCAGCTTTCGGTTCTAGATTTAGCTCCTGTGGCTCAAGACAAAACCATTTCTGATTCCTTCAAAAACACTCTGAATTTAGCCCAATATGTGGAGCGCTTGGGGTATCATCGCTTTTGGTTGGCTGAACATCACAACTTAGAAGGAATCGCTAGTGCCGCAACATCGGTTCTTATCGGTTACGTCGCAGGTGGAACTTCAAAAATTCGCGTGGGCTCAGGTGGCATTATGCTTCCTAATCATGCGCCTTTAGTTATCGCAGAACAATTTGGAACGTTAGCAACTCTTTATCCTGATCGCATTGATTTAGGTTTAGGAAGAGCGCCAGGAACAGACGGTCTCACAATGCGCGCCTTGCGAAGAGAAATGACGGGCAGGGAAGCAGAGTTTTCAGATCTCGTTAAAGAACTTCAATATTATTTTGCGCCCGTTCACGAAGGTCAAAAAGTTCGCGCCATTCCAGGCGCCGGGATTGCTGTGCCCTTGTGGCTTTTAGGTTCCAGTCTTTATAGTGCACAATTGGCGGCGGAACTCGGCTTACCTTATGCTTTCGCAGGCCATTTCGCGCCGGAACTGATGATGCAAGCAATAGACATTTATCGTGTAGGCTTTAGACCTTCCAGTGTTTTAGAAAAACCCAAAGTCATGGTTGGCGTTCAGGTTTTGGCAGCTGACACGGATGAGAAAGCCAATTTGTTAGCAACCACAGTCTATCAAAGATTCTTAGGCATCATCCGCAATCAAAGAGTCTCCTTGCAACCTCCCGTGAAAAGTATGGATGGCTTATGGGGGCCTGCCGAAAAAGATCTCGTGCTTTCGCGTCTTCGCACCTCCGTGATCGGAAACCCACAAAAAGTTCGTGAAGGCTTGCAAAAACTTATCAATAAAACCGAGGCTGATGAACTCATCATTGTTTCCGATGCCTACGATCATCAAGATCGTCTGCGTTCATTTGAAATTATCAAGGAAGTCACACGCGAATAA
- a CDS encoding amidohydrolase family protein gives MIYLENAEIFQEGRFIKAHIFTAGERIKKIQAVDYHTLRDLDVKVYDCTGCFVIPGILDPHLHLAGGSGEKGGFSSQSAAITIAECVRGGVTTLVGTLGVDTTTKTMPELVARARAFNDVGLTAYCYTGGYDCPPRTITDSVRHDVIYIPEIIGVGEIAIADRRAPEPTLHDLARSMVDAYVGGMLSNKPGISHIHAGGGDRRLQTLRDLMEVHVIVPHKIHITHIGRSKALVEEAIEMAKRGCFVDLDLWDRDFVYWYKVYRDLGGPLDQLTVSSDAGIGSPSELWWELRDAVLNHGYTLEELLPHFTVNTARALGLSRKGRILVEHDADLTVIDAKNFEIKHVISRGQVFLEDGKFVFSNRMDFSRRGLDIYGIGEENDKKSS, from the coding sequence ATGATATACTTGGAGAACGCTGAAATATTCCAGGAAGGCCGTTTTATAAAGGCTCATATTTTTACGGCCGGGGAAAGAATTAAAAAAATTCAAGCGGTCGATTACCATACTTTGCGGGATCTGGATGTTAAAGTTTATGACTGTACGGGATGTTTTGTTATTCCAGGAATTCTGGATCCGCATTTGCATCTTGCCGGAGGAAGCGGAGAAAAAGGCGGCTTCTCCTCGCAAAGTGCCGCCATCACAATTGCCGAATGTGTTCGAGGCGGAGTCACAACGCTTGTTGGAACTTTGGGTGTAGATACCACAACAAAAACAATGCCCGAGCTTGTTGCCAGAGCGAGGGCCTTCAACGATGTAGGACTGACTGCTTACTGCTACACCGGAGGCTACGACTGCCCCCCGCGAACGATCACAGATTCCGTTCGTCACGACGTGATTTATATTCCGGAGATCATTGGCGTTGGAGAAATCGCCATCGCAGATCGCCGTGCTCCAGAGCCCACACTTCATGATCTTGCGCGCTCCATGGTTGATGCTTATGTCGGCGGAATGCTAAGCAACAAACCTGGTATTTCACATATCCACGCCGGCGGGGGCGACCGTCGTTTGCAAACCTTGCGTGATCTCATGGAAGTTCATGTTATTGTTCCGCATAAAATTCACATCACACATATTGGCAGAAGCAAGGCTCTGGTGGAGGAAGCCATCGAGATGGCGAAGCGTGGTTGTTTTGTCGACCTTGATCTTTGGGACAGGGACTTTGTGTATTGGTACAAAGTGTACCGCGACCTCGGCGGTCCTTTGGATCAATTAACTGTGTCATCAGACGCCGGTATTGGATCTCCGTCAGAGTTGTGGTGGGAACTTCGAGACGCCGTTTTAAATCATGGCTATACCTTGGAAGAACTTCTTCCTCACTTTACCGTGAATACGGCGCGAGCTTTGGGACTCAGTCGAAAGGGGCGAATTCTGGTCGAGCACGACGCTGATTTGACAGTGATTGATGCAAAAAATTTTGAAATTAAACATGTAATTTCTCGAGGACAAGTGTTCCTCGAAGACGGAAAATTTGTATTCAGTAACAGGATGGATTTCTCACGAAGAGGTCTAGACATTTATGGAATCGGTGAAGAAAACGACAAAAAAAGCAGCTAG
- a CDS encoding GMC family oxidoreductase — protein sequence MATKLKSVNVVTIGVGLAGSILGKELAASGLKVVGLERGSMRDTVPDFQSPNMHDELRFAVRKGLMQDNVKEAITARNNVNETALPMRRWDSFLPGTGVGGASVHWNGQTFRFQVADFISRSYHEQKYGKKFIDPELRIQDWGVTYDDLEKHFDRFEYLCGTSGKAGNIKGKIQPGGNPYEGWRSREYPTPPMKEPYFAALFGKAARELGYKTFPQPSSNLSQPYVNPEGLAMNACVFCGFCERFACEHYAKSSPQTMILPLALKNPNYELRTGCQVLKINLDSTKKKATGVTYVDSAGREFEQPADLVLVTAFAVNNVRLLLLSGIGQPYDPQTEKGVVGRNYAYQTMSSAQVFYDENVNINPFMASGANGTMIDDFGGESFDHGPHKFIGGAYVGSIMTNGRPIEFHPTPPGTPAWGLEWKKAVAKHYNHTVALNIHGSSSSSRWNYLDLDPTYKDAWGLPLLRMTFDFPDNDIRMAKFVTEKTKKIGEAMGGKTVVATARQKPWNTTVYQTTHTTGGTVMGNDPSTSVVNRYLQSWDVPNVFVIGASNFPQNAAYNPTGTVGALIYWCLDALKEKYLKKPGPLV from the coding sequence ATGGCCACGAAATTAAAATCAGTCAATGTCGTTACAATCGGAGTCGGTCTTGCGGGCTCCATCTTAGGAAAAGAACTTGCAGCTTCAGGATTAAAAGTCGTAGGCCTCGAACGTGGTTCTATGCGCGACACAGTTCCCGACTTTCAATCACCGAATATGCACGATGAACTTCGTTTTGCTGTTCGTAAAGGCCTTATGCAAGACAATGTAAAAGAAGCCATCACAGCCCGTAACAACGTGAACGAGACGGCTCTTCCTATGCGCCGCTGGGATAGTTTTCTCCCGGGAACGGGTGTCGGTGGAGCTTCCGTTCACTGGAATGGACAAACATTTCGTTTTCAGGTCGCCGATTTTATTTCTAGATCCTATCATGAACAAAAATACGGGAAAAAATTTATCGATCCGGAATTGCGCATTCAAGATTGGGGAGTCACGTACGACGATTTAGAAAAACACTTCGATCGTTTTGAATATCTCTGCGGGACCAGCGGAAAAGCCGGAAACATCAAAGGAAAAATTCAGCCGGGGGGAAATCCCTATGAAGGGTGGCGCTCGCGCGAGTACCCAACTCCTCCGATGAAAGAACCTTACTTCGCAGCTCTCTTCGGAAAAGCAGCGAGAGAACTCGGCTACAAAACATTTCCTCAACCATCATCGAATTTAAGTCAGCCCTACGTCAATCCGGAAGGGCTCGCAATGAATGCTTGTGTCTTCTGCGGTTTCTGTGAACGCTTTGCCTGTGAGCATTACGCAAAATCAAGCCCTCAAACGATGATTTTGCCGTTAGCTCTTAAAAATCCAAACTACGAATTGCGCACGGGCTGCCAAGTTTTAAAAATCAATTTGGACAGCACCAAGAAAAAAGCGACAGGAGTCACTTACGTCGACAGTGCCGGAAGAGAATTTGAACAACCCGCCGATCTCGTTCTTGTAACAGCATTCGCCGTGAATAACGTCCGTCTTCTTTTGTTGTCAGGCATTGGACAGCCTTATGATCCGCAAACCGAAAAGGGCGTGGTCGGTCGAAACTACGCTTATCAAACAATGAGCAGCGCCCAGGTCTTTTACGACGAAAATGTGAACATCAATCCTTTCATGGCGTCTGGAGCCAATGGCACTATGATTGATGATTTCGGCGGAGAAAGTTTTGATCACGGTCCGCATAAATTTATCGGCGGAGCTTATGTCGGCTCAATCATGACAAACGGTCGACCGATTGAATTTCATCCAACACCACCTGGAACGCCGGCTTGGGGACTAGAATGGAAAAAGGCCGTTGCGAAACACTATAATCACACCGTGGCTTTAAATATTCACGGCAGCTCCAGTTCCAGTCGCTGGAATTATTTGGATCTTGACCCAACGTACAAAGATGCGTGGGGACTGCCACTTCTGCGAATGACTTTTGATTTTCCAGATAACGACATCCGCATGGCCAAATTTGTGACTGAAAAAACAAAAAAAATCGGCGAAGCCATGGGAGGAAAAACCGTCGTAGCCACCGCAAGGCAAAAACCATGGAACACCACAGTTTACCAAACAACTCATACAACGGGTGGCACCGTCATGGGAAATGATCCCAGCACGAGCGTTGTAAACCGCTACCTGCAAAGCTGGGATGTGCCCAATGTGTTTGTTATTGGCGCTTCCAATTTCCCTCAGAACGCCGCGTACAATCCAACAGGAACCGTCGGAGCTCTGATCTACTGGTGTCTTGATGCGCTTAAAGAGAAATACTTAAAAAAACCGGGACCATTGGTGTAG
- a CDS encoding cyanophycinase, whose protein sequence is MESVKKTTKKAARTHAKVAHPHGTLIIIGGKEDKSGEMKILKEIARRLENGKLVIITAASEIPSEVWNDYEKVFKKLKVHNLEHLHVNQPDDVEKVNLEKVFHNAKGIFFTGGDQLKLTSKLGGTVVMDYIIEVFRAGGVLAGTSAGAAVMGETMLVGGENGESHKVGNWMMAPGLRFVENMIIDQHFAQRGRIGRLLGAVALNPGILGIGIDEGTAIVIEENKFKILGDNAVYVLDGREVTYTNISEASADQTMSIHDVKLHVLSEPEVFDLKARTALT, encoded by the coding sequence ATGGAATCGGTGAAGAAAACGACAAAAAAAGCAGCTAGAACTCACGCCAAGGTTGCTCATCCTCATGGAACTTTGATCATTATCGGCGGTAAAGAAGATAAATCCGGCGAGATGAAAATTCTCAAAGAAATTGCTCGCCGTTTGGAAAACGGAAAGCTTGTGATTATCACTGCCGCCAGTGAAATTCCGTCGGAAGTCTGGAATGACTACGAAAAAGTTTTTAAAAAGTTAAAAGTCCATAACCTTGAACATCTTCACGTCAATCAGCCTGACGACGTCGAAAAGGTGAATTTGGAAAAAGTTTTTCATAATGCCAAGGGAATTTTCTTTACCGGCGGAGATCAGCTGAAACTCACAAGCAAACTTGGCGGCACCGTGGTCATGGATTATATCATTGAAGTTTTTCGTGCCGGAGGAGTGTTGGCAGGAACTTCTGCCGGGGCCGCAGTCATGGGGGAAACCATGCTTGTCGGAGGTGAAAATGGCGAGTCTCATAAAGTAGGAAACTGGATGATGGCTCCCGGTCTTCGTTTTGTGGAGAACATGATCATCGATCAGCATTTCGCGCAAAGAGGACGGATTGGAAGATTATTAGGAGCGGTTGCCTTGAATCCGGGCATCCTGGGAATCGGCATCGATGAAGGCACGGCGATCGTGATCGAAGAAAACAAATTTAAAATCTTAGGAGACAACGCCGTCTACGTTCTAGATGGACGGGAAGTCACTTATACAAATATTTCTGAAGCCTCCGCAGATCAAACCATGTCTATTCACGACGTAAAACTGCACGTTTTATCTGAACCTGAAGTGTTTGATTTAAAAGCTCGCACGGCTTTAACCTAA